One Streptomyces sp. NBC_00102 DNA segment encodes these proteins:
- a CDS encoding FUSC family protein: MATADAGTKKRRVTPPPWLLNGLRPQPTPIPWAAVLRASVAMAAPLAIGFAVDRPSYGALVSMGALSGVIGDTADAYRMRIFNIAVPQLFGALGVTLGSLVYGTGWAAVAVLTALALVSGMMSTIGAVASVSGLLLLLNSVIGAGLPMPDPWWVAPLLLALGGLVVLALALLSWPFRRRLPERTAVTRTYRAVAALLQAAGTSAYELHRQDVTESLNTTYDLILARRARYHGRSPAMVRTLSQLNVVIPLVEAAPAAHGEGRTLPDAVPAAVRALADDIEQSRTGGPEPELPPPDSPATHAVDSALRHTATVVHRADPDPYNVDDRLGRPAALRVRVRRSLRAVLLSEASWRYGLRLALCIGLAQALTSLVPVERSYWVALTVTFVLKPDYGSVFSRAVLRAVGTTAGLVVAAPVLAEVEAGWWFVPAMVVLAALIPALTAKGYAFQTAAVTPPILLLSDLLNHQGLDLVRPRFLDSLLGCAIVLVAGYLLWPESWHTRVGDRLADAVEDTADYVAYAFDLTSEHDRAERVRARRRLYRDLSAVRSEFQRALTEPPPVGTRAAAWWPLVVAVERIVDAATAARVRLNHGAPPPEPGEAIMIEGQLRELAAGIRSSETLVGVRADLSGVEESVLGPLCQEVAAARAIASPQP; encoded by the coding sequence GTGGCCACGGCCGACGCCGGCACCAAGAAGCGACGCGTGACGCCGCCGCCCTGGCTGCTGAACGGACTCCGCCCGCAGCCCACTCCGATCCCCTGGGCGGCCGTACTGCGCGCCTCCGTCGCCATGGCCGCGCCCCTCGCCATCGGCTTCGCCGTCGACCGGCCCTCCTACGGCGCCCTCGTCTCCATGGGGGCGCTCTCCGGTGTCATCGGCGACACCGCCGACGCCTACCGGATGCGCATCTTCAACATCGCCGTCCCCCAGCTCTTCGGCGCCCTCGGCGTCACCCTCGGCTCACTCGTGTACGGAACCGGCTGGGCCGCCGTGGCGGTCCTGACCGCCCTCGCCCTGGTCTCCGGGATGATGTCCACGATCGGCGCCGTGGCATCCGTCTCCGGCCTGCTGCTCCTGCTCAACTCCGTGATCGGCGCCGGTCTCCCGATGCCCGACCCCTGGTGGGTCGCCCCCCTGCTGCTCGCGCTCGGCGGGCTGGTGGTGCTGGCACTCGCCCTGCTCTCCTGGCCGTTCCGCCGCAGACTCCCCGAACGCACCGCGGTCACCCGCACCTACCGGGCGGTCGCCGCCCTGCTGCAGGCGGCCGGAACCTCCGCGTACGAACTCCACCGCCAGGACGTCACCGAGAGCCTCAACACCACCTACGACCTGATCCTCGCCCGCCGGGCCCGCTACCACGGCCGCAGCCCCGCCATGGTGCGCACCCTCTCCCAGCTCAACGTCGTGATCCCGCTCGTCGAAGCCGCACCCGCCGCGCACGGGGAGGGGCGCACCCTGCCCGACGCCGTCCCGGCAGCCGTACGCGCGCTCGCCGACGACATCGAGCAGAGCCGCACCGGAGGCCCCGAACCCGAACTTCCCCCGCCCGATTCGCCCGCCACCCACGCCGTGGACAGCGCGCTGCGCCACACCGCCACCGTCGTACACCGGGCCGACCCCGACCCGTACAACGTGGACGACCGGCTCGGCCGGCCCGCCGCCCTGCGCGTCCGGGTGCGCCGCTCGCTCCGGGCCGTCCTGCTCTCGGAGGCCTCCTGGCGCTACGGGCTGCGCCTCGCCCTCTGCATCGGGCTGGCCCAGGCGCTCACCTCGCTCGTCCCGGTGGAACGCTCCTACTGGGTCGCGCTCACCGTCACCTTCGTCCTCAAGCCGGACTACGGTTCGGTGTTCTCCCGCGCCGTACTGCGGGCCGTGGGCACCACCGCCGGGCTGGTCGTCGCCGCGCCCGTGCTGGCCGAGGTGGAGGCCGGCTGGTGGTTCGTCCCGGCGATGGTGGTGCTCGCCGCGCTGATCCCGGCGCTGACGGCGAAGGGGTACGCGTTCCAGACCGCGGCCGTCACACCGCCGATCCTGCTCCTCTCCGACCTCCTCAACCACCAGGGCCTCGATCTCGTCCGCCCGCGCTTCCTCGACAGCCTGCTCGGCTGCGCGATCGTGCTGGTGGCCGGTTATCTGCTCTGGCCGGAGAGCTGGCACACGCGCGTCGGCGACCGGCTCGCGGACGCGGTGGAGGACACCGCCGACTACGTCGCCTACGCCTTCGACCTCACGAGCGAGCACGACCGGGCCGAGCGCGTCCGCGCCAGGCGGCGGCTCTACCGCGACCTGTCGGCGGTGCGTTCCGAGTTCCAGCGCGCCCTCACCGAACCACCGCCCGTGGGCACGCGGGCGGCTGCCTGGTGGCCGCTGGTCGTCGCGGTCGAGCGGATCGTCGACGCCGCGACAGCGGCCCGGGTACGCCTGAACCACGGAGCCCCGCCGCCCGAACCCGGCGAAGCGATCATGATCGAGGGCCAGTTGCGGGAGCTGGCCGCCGGAATCCGTTCCAGCGAGACCCTGGTGGGGGTACGGGCCGATCTCTCCGGCGTCGAGGAGAGCGTGCTCGGCCCGCTCTGCCAGGAGGTCGCGGCCGCCCGGGCCATCGCCTCACCGCAGCCATGA
- a CDS encoding DUF2630 family protein yields MPDNDILANIDELVAEERTLRDRSTATLGLSAEERIRLRTVEVQLDQCWDLLRQRRALSEYGEDPSKARVRPPDEVEGYQS; encoded by the coding sequence GTGCCCGACAACGACATCCTCGCGAACATCGACGAACTCGTCGCCGAGGAGCGCACCCTGCGCGACCGGTCCACCGCCACCCTCGGCCTGTCCGCGGAGGAGAGGATCCGGTTGCGTACCGTGGAAGTTCAGCTCGATCAGTGCTGGGACCTGTTGCGGCAGCGCCGCGCGCTGAGCGAGTACGGCGAGGACCCCTCGAAGGCCCGGGTACGCCCGCCCGACGAGGTGGAGGGATACCAAAGCTGA
- a CDS encoding NADP-dependent oxidoreductase, with the protein MRAVAVTAPLGEPMLVELPKPDPEMGEVRVRIEYAALNPYDWQRADDPAAGLSPQGFPHVQGFPHVQGFPHVVGVDFAGRVDMVGRGPSRFRVGDPVFGRVAHPSPGGGAYAEYVSVHQDSPIALVPSGLSLKVAAALPTAGTAACQILAALGAGEGDCLLIVGAAGGIGSYLTQLASARGVRVLAAVRGDERRRMSILGAARTLDVSAGPESLPAAVRESHPHGVDALADLVSEAPEAFAAHTALVRDGGVALTTRGAGAKAGNRALHTGPPPVDFRLAPSALLLDALAAAVTSGAFVVPIDFELPLEKAPEALAQNRAGGARGKTVFVLRPGAGHHTG; encoded by the coding sequence ATGCGTGCCGTCGCCGTCACCGCGCCCCTCGGGGAGCCCATGCTCGTCGAGCTCCCCAAGCCCGATCCGGAAATGGGCGAGGTACGGGTACGGATCGAGTACGCGGCCCTCAACCCGTACGACTGGCAGCGCGCCGACGACCCGGCGGCCGGCCTGTCCCCCCAGGGCTTCCCGCACGTCCAGGGCTTCCCCCACGTCCAGGGCTTCCCGCACGTCGTCGGGGTGGACTTCGCCGGCCGGGTGGACATGGTCGGCCGCGGCCCCAGCCGCTTCCGGGTGGGCGACCCGGTGTTCGGCCGGGTCGCCCACCCGTCGCCCGGCGGGGGCGCGTACGCCGAATACGTCTCGGTCCACCAGGACTCGCCGATCGCCCTGGTCCCGAGCGGGCTGTCGCTCAAGGTCGCCGCCGCGCTGCCGACCGCCGGTACGGCCGCCTGCCAGATCCTGGCCGCCCTCGGCGCCGGCGAAGGCGACTGTCTGCTGATCGTCGGAGCGGCGGGCGGCATCGGCAGCTACCTCACCCAGCTCGCCTCCGCCCGGGGCGTACGCGTCCTCGCGGCGGTGCGCGGCGACGAACGCCGCAGGATGTCCATCCTCGGGGCCGCGCGCACCCTGGACGTCTCCGCCGGACCGGAATCGCTCCCCGCCGCCGTGCGGGAGTCGCACCCGCACGGCGTGGACGCCCTCGCCGACCTCGTCTCCGAGGCCCCGGAGGCCTTCGCCGCGCACACCGCTCTCGTCCGGGACGGCGGCGTCGCGCTCACCACCCGGGGCGCGGGCGCGAAGGCCGGGAACCGCGCGCTCCACACCGGCCCGCCCCCCGTCGACTTCCGGCTCGCCCCGTCCGCCCTACTGCTCGACGCCCTCGCGGCGGCGGTGACCAGCGGGGCGTTCGTCGTCCCGATCGACTTCGAACTGCCCCTGGAGAAGGCCCCCGAGGCGCTCGCGCAGAACCGCGCGGGCGGCGCCCGGGGCAAGACGGTCTTCGTCCTCCGGCCCGGCGCCGGACACCACACCGGGTGA
- a CDS encoding ATP-binding cassette domain-containing protein, with product MNAEPAVETTGLVKAFGENRAVDGIDLAVPTGTVYGILGPNGAGKTTAVRMLATLLRPDGGSARVYGHDVVREADTVRGLVSLTGQYASVDEDLTGTENLVLLARLLGHSRPAARRRAARLLEGFGLGPAAGKQVKNYSGGMRRRIDIAASILNTPRLLFLDEPTTGLDPRSRNQVWDIVRAVVAQGTTVMLTTQYLDEADKLASRIAVIDHGRVIAEGTKGELKASVGSGTVHLRLLDAAQRPEAERVLVRTLDAEVQLDPDPVALTARVDGSGSALGAAERASRALAELAAAGISVDDFSLGQPSLDEVFLALTDRKGTAA from the coding sequence GTGAACGCCGAACCGGCCGTCGAGACGACCGGACTGGTGAAGGCCTTCGGTGAGAACCGAGCGGTGGACGGCATCGATCTCGCCGTCCCCACCGGAACCGTCTACGGAATCCTCGGCCCCAACGGCGCCGGGAAGACCACCGCCGTCCGGATGCTGGCGACCCTGCTGCGACCGGACGGCGGTAGCGCGCGCGTCTACGGCCACGACGTCGTGCGGGAGGCGGACACGGTGCGCGGCCTGGTCAGCCTCACCGGGCAGTACGCCTCGGTGGACGAGGACCTCACCGGTACGGAGAACCTGGTGCTGCTCGCCCGGTTGCTGGGCCACTCCCGGCCCGCCGCCCGCCGGCGCGCCGCGCGTCTGCTGGAGGGGTTCGGGCTGGGTCCGGCGGCCGGGAAGCAGGTCAAGAACTACTCGGGCGGGATGCGGCGCCGGATCGACATCGCCGCGTCCATCCTGAACACTCCTCGGCTGCTCTTCCTGGACGAGCCGACCACCGGTCTCGATCCTCGCAGCCGCAACCAGGTGTGGGACATCGTCCGGGCGGTCGTCGCGCAGGGCACCACCGTGATGCTGACGACGCAGTATCTGGACGAGGCGGACAAGCTGGCCTCCCGCATCGCGGTGATCGACCACGGCCGGGTGATCGCCGAAGGCACCAAGGGGGAGCTGAAGGCGTCGGTGGGTTCGGGGACGGTCCATCTGCGGCTGCTGGACGCCGCGCAGCGGCCGGAGGCCGAGCGGGTGCTGGTCCGCACCCTCGACGCGGAGGTGCAGCTCGACCCGGACCCGGTGGCGCTGACCGCGCGGGTCGACGGCTCGGGCAGCGCGCTGGGGGCCGCGGAACGGGCCTCGCGGGCCCTGGCGGAGCTGGCCGCGGCGGGGATCAGCGTGGACGACTTCTCGTTGGGCCAGCCCAGTCTGGACGAGGTCTTCCTCGCTCTCACGGACAGGAAGGGAACGGCGGCATGA
- a CDS encoding ABC transporter permease → MTTTTTDREAGERGAGAEDFAVPDAGRLAALLVSGERPPPPGALSVSLTFGWRAVLKIKHVPEQLFDVTAFPIMLVLMYTYLFGGALAGSTGAYIQFLLPGILVMSVVMITMYTGVSVNTDIVKGVFDRFRTLPIWRPAPMVGYLLGDVLRYLLASAVMLSVGMIIGYRPAGGALGVLAGVALVLVFAFAFSWVWTMFGLLLRTEKSVMGVSMMVIFPLTFLSNVFVDPATMPGWLQAFVNNNPVTHVATAVRELMAGGWPGTAVAWSLGWSALLVAVFGPVTMRLYNRK, encoded by the coding sequence ATGACGACCACCACCACGGACCGGGAGGCCGGTGAGCGGGGCGCGGGGGCCGAAGATTTCGCCGTCCCGGACGCCGGACGTCTCGCGGCGCTGCTGGTCTCCGGCGAGCGGCCGCCCCCTCCGGGCGCGCTCTCCGTCTCCCTCACCTTCGGATGGCGCGCGGTCCTGAAGATCAAGCACGTGCCGGAGCAGCTCTTCGACGTGACCGCGTTCCCGATCATGCTCGTGCTGATGTACACGTACCTCTTCGGCGGGGCGCTGGCCGGGTCCACCGGGGCGTACATCCAGTTCCTGCTGCCGGGAATCCTGGTGATGAGCGTCGTGATGATCACGATGTACACCGGGGTCTCGGTCAACACCGACATTGTCAAGGGCGTTTTCGACCGGTTCCGCACCCTGCCGATCTGGCGGCCCGCCCCGATGGTCGGCTATCTGCTGGGCGACGTCCTGCGCTATCTGCTGGCCTCGGCGGTGATGCTCTCGGTCGGCATGATCATCGGTTACCGGCCGGCCGGCGGTGCGCTCGGTGTGCTGGCGGGTGTCGCGCTGGTGCTGGTGTTCGCCTTCGCCTTCTCGTGGGTGTGGACGATGTTCGGGCTGCTGCTGCGCACCGAGAAGTCGGTGATGGGCGTCAGCATGATGGTGATCTTTCCGCTGACCTTCCTCAGCAATGTGTTCGTCGATCCGGCGACGATGCCGGGCTGGCTCCAGGCCTTTGTGAACAACAACCCGGTGACGCACGTGGCGACCGCGGTGCGGGAGCTGATGGCGGGCGGCTGGCCGGGGACGGCCGTCGCCTGGTCGCTGGGCTGGTCGGCGCTGCTGGTGGCGGTGTTCGGTCCGGTCACGATGCGGCTGTACAACCGGAAGTGA
- a CDS encoding universal stress protein: MGRIVVGVDGSASSIKALHWAVRQGDLTGDTVEAVNSWEYPATSWASLMPGMPEDFDPQALATVSLTEALEEALGAERAAAISKIVVIGNPAQNLLDRAQGATLLVVGARGYSGFKATLLGSVSLHVTQNAPCPVTVVRD, from the coding sequence ATGGGCAGGATCGTCGTAGGAGTGGACGGCTCGGCGTCGTCGATCAAGGCACTGCACTGGGCTGTACGCCAGGGCGATCTGACCGGCGACACCGTCGAAGCCGTCAACAGCTGGGAGTACCCCGCCACCAGCTGGGCCTCGCTGATGCCGGGCATGCCCGAGGACTTCGACCCGCAGGCCCTGGCGACGGTCTCCCTCACCGAGGCCCTGGAAGAGGCCCTCGGCGCCGAGCGGGCGGCAGCGATCAGCAAGATCGTCGTGATCGGCAACCCGGCCCAGAACCTCCTCGACCGCGCCCAGGGAGCGACCCTGCTGGTGGTCGGTGCACGGGGCTACAGCGGCTTCAAGGCGACCCTGCTCGGCTCGGTCAGCCTCCACGTCACCCAGAACGCCCCGTGCCCGGTGACCGTCGTTCGCGACTGA
- a CDS encoding FMN reductase, protein MTTPAGLNGLSTTPLRIVAVSAGLSQPSSTRMLADRLASAAREQLETGQDRQVEVRAIELRDLAVDIAKNLVTGFPSTALQEAVDAVTEADGLVAVTPVFSASYSGLFKSFFDLIENTALTGKPVVIAATGGSARHSLVLEHAMRPLFAYLRAVTVPTSVYAASEDWGSSGDEYTDGLPSRIRRAGGELASAVMGRTVSGASRALGLDDGLDAIVPFAQQLADLRLD, encoded by the coding sequence ATGACCACGCCCGCCGGCCTCAACGGCCTCTCCACCACCCCGCTCCGGATCGTCGCCGTGTCGGCCGGGCTGAGCCAGCCGTCGTCCACCCGGATGCTGGCCGACCGGCTGGCCTCGGCCGCCCGCGAGCAGCTGGAGACCGGACAGGACCGCCAGGTCGAGGTACGCGCGATCGAACTGCGCGACCTGGCCGTCGACATCGCGAAGAACCTGGTCACCGGCTTCCCGTCGACCGCTCTGCAAGAGGCCGTCGACGCGGTGACCGAGGCGGACGGGCTGGTCGCGGTGACCCCGGTGTTCAGCGCCTCGTACAGCGGTCTCTTCAAGTCCTTCTTCGACCTGATCGAGAACACCGCGCTGACCGGAAAGCCGGTCGTGATCGCCGCGACCGGCGGCTCGGCCAGGCACTCGCTGGTCCTGGAACACGCCATGCGCCCGCTCTTCGCCTACCTGCGGGCGGTGACCGTACCGACGTCGGTCTACGCCGCCTCGGAGGACTGGGGCTCGTCCGGGGACGAGTACACCGACGGCCTGCCGTCCCGCATCCGGCGGGCCGGCGGCGAGCTGGCCTCGGCCGTCATGGGCCGTACGGTCTCCGGCGCCTCCCGGGCGCTGGGCCTGGACGACGGGCTGGACGCGATCGTGCCGTTCGCGCAGCAGCTCGCCGACCTGCGGCTCGACTGA
- a CDS encoding LLM class flavin-dependent oxidoreductase, which produces MQFGIFTVGDVTTDPTTGRTPTENERIKATLAIAQKAEEVGLDVFATGEHHNPPFVPSSPTTTLAYIAARTEKLILSTSTTLITTNDPVKIAEDYATLQHLADGRVDLMMGRGNTGPVYPWFGKDIRQGIPLAIENYALLHKLWREDVVDWEGKFRTPLQSFTATPRPLDGVPPFVWHGSIRSPEIAEQAAFYGDGFFHNNIFWPMSHTKKMVELYRKRYAHYGHGTAEQAIVGLGGQVFMRKNSQDAVKEFRPYFDNAPVYGHGPTLEDFTRETPLTVGSPQEVIERTLSFRDAVGDYQRQLFLMDHAGLPLKTVLEQLDILGEEVVPVLRKEFAALRPAGVPDAPVHPAVTAARNASKEV; this is translated from the coding sequence ATGCAGTTCGGGATCTTCACCGTCGGGGACGTCACCACCGATCCGACCACCGGCCGGACGCCGACCGAGAACGAGCGGATCAAGGCCACCCTCGCCATCGCGCAGAAGGCCGAGGAAGTCGGCCTGGACGTCTTCGCGACCGGTGAGCACCACAACCCCCCGTTCGTCCCGTCGTCGCCGACCACGACGCTCGCCTACATCGCCGCCCGCACCGAGAAGCTCATCCTCTCGACCTCCACCACCCTGATCACCACCAACGACCCGGTGAAGATCGCCGAGGACTACGCCACCCTCCAGCACCTCGCGGACGGCCGCGTCGACCTGATGATGGGCCGCGGCAACACCGGCCCGGTCTACCCGTGGTTCGGCAAGGACATCCGCCAGGGCATCCCGCTCGCCATCGAGAACTACGCCCTGCTGCACAAGCTGTGGCGCGAGGACGTCGTGGACTGGGAGGGGAAGTTCCGCACTCCGCTGCAGTCCTTCACCGCCACCCCGCGTCCGCTCGACGGCGTGCCGCCGTTCGTCTGGCACGGCTCGATCCGCTCCCCCGAGATCGCCGAGCAGGCCGCGTTCTACGGCGACGGCTTCTTCCACAACAACATCTTCTGGCCCATGTCCCACACCAAGAAGATGGTCGAGCTCTACCGCAAGCGGTACGCGCACTACGGCCACGGCACCGCCGAGCAGGCCATCGTCGGACTGGGTGGCCAGGTGTTCATGCGCAAGAACTCGCAGGACGCCGTCAAGGAGTTCCGCCCGTACTTCGACAACGCCCCGGTCTACGGCCACGGCCCGACGCTGGAGGACTTCACCCGCGAGACGCCGCTGACCGTCGGCTCCCCTCAGGAAGTCATCGAGCGCACCCTCTCCTTCCGTGACGCCGTGGGCGACTACCAGCGCCAGCTGTTCCTGATGGACCACGCGGGACTTCCGCTCAAGACGGTCCTGGAGCAGCTCGACATCCTCGGCGAGGAAGTCGTCCCGGTCCTCCGCAAGGAATTCGCCGCCCTGCGCCCCGCCGGCGTCCCCGACGCCCCCGTCCACCCGGCCGTCACCGCCGCCCGCAACGCCTCGAAGGAGGTCTGA
- a CDS encoding class I SAM-dependent methyltransferase, which yields MKRTSQARSFDRAAAAYAANRPSYPPALLDAVQELGGRPLAGAAVADVGAGTGLATALLLDRGAQVIAVEPGAHMASELRRRLPGVPLVLGDGDRLPLASASLDLLTYAQSWHWTDPSASVPEALRVLRPGGALALWWNDSDASVPWIAAQDARLRRLFGAADRPHDPRARFHGLPSGLGFVHRQPAWSRRVPLDTHLANLASYSDFLVLGEEGTDAFLAEEHELLTAVFPDGTVEERYVVSLAVARHRPGGEPPPG from the coding sequence ATGAAAAGGACTTCGCAGGCCCGCTCGTTCGACCGGGCCGCCGCCGCGTACGCCGCCAACCGCCCCTCCTACCCTCCGGCCCTGCTCGACGCGGTGCAGGAGCTCGGCGGCCGCCCCCTCGCGGGCGCCGCCGTCGCCGATGTCGGTGCGGGCACCGGACTGGCGACGGCTCTCCTGCTGGACCGGGGCGCGCAGGTCATCGCCGTCGAGCCCGGCGCCCACATGGCCTCGGAACTCCGCCGCCGCCTGCCCGGCGTGCCCCTGGTGCTCGGTGACGGCGACCGGCTGCCGCTGGCCTCCGCCTCGCTCGATCTCCTCACCTACGCACAGTCCTGGCACTGGACCGATCCGTCGGCGTCGGTCCCGGAAGCCCTGCGCGTGCTGCGTCCCGGCGGCGCTCTCGCACTCTGGTGGAACGACTCGGACGCCTCCGTCCCCTGGATCGCCGCCCAGGACGCGCGCCTGCGTCGGCTCTTCGGCGCGGCCGACCGCCCGCACGACCCCCGGGCCCGGTTCCACGGGCTGCCGTCCGGGCTTGGCTTCGTCCACCGGCAGCCGGCGTGGTCGCGGAGGGTTCCCCTCGACACACATCTGGCCAACCTCGCCAGCTACTCGGACTTCCTCGTGCTCGGCGAGGAGGGGACGGACGCCTTCCTCGCCGAGGAGCACGAGCTCCTGACCGCCGTCTTCCCGGACGGGACGGTCGAGGAGCGGTACGTGGTCAGCCTGGCCGTCGCCCGCCACCGACCCGGCGGGGAGCCTCCGCCCGGCTAA
- the trpS gene encoding tryptophan--tRNA ligase: MSPLSASTVAIARRRGAELEREITAEPGRFRVMTGDRPTGPLHLGHYFGTLHNRVRLQDLGVEVFVLIPDYQALTDRDVVDRLAETMEGLLLDYLAIGIDPSRSTIFNHSAVPALNQLLLPFLSLVSVAELGRNPTVKDEIAHSRQAAVSGLMYTYPVHQAADILFCKGNLVPVGQDQLPHLELTRTVARRFNERYAPVFPQPEALLSAAPLLLGTDGGKMSKSRGNAIALGATADETARLIKGAKTDADRHISYDPENRPAVSNLVLLAALCQDREPHEVAEEIGDGGAAVLKRTVTEAVNTRLAPIRARRAEYARDLGYVGSVLRAGNVRANEIAERTLDEVREAMGTLR, translated from the coding sequence GTGTCGCCGCTCTCCGCCTCCACCGTGGCCATCGCGCGCCGGCGCGGCGCAGAGCTGGAGCGGGAGATCACCGCCGAGCCCGGCCGCTTCCGGGTGATGACCGGGGACCGGCCGACCGGCCCACTCCACCTCGGGCACTACTTCGGCACACTCCACAACCGGGTCCGCCTCCAGGACCTGGGCGTGGAGGTGTTCGTGCTGATCCCCGACTACCAGGCGCTGACCGACCGGGACGTGGTCGACCGGCTCGCCGAGACGATGGAGGGGCTGCTGCTCGACTACCTCGCCATCGGGATCGACCCGTCCCGTTCGACGATCTTCAACCACAGCGCGGTGCCCGCCCTGAACCAGTTGCTGCTGCCCTTCCTGAGCCTTGTCTCGGTGGCGGAACTGGGCCGCAACCCCACCGTCAAGGACGAGATCGCCCACTCGCGCCAGGCCGCTGTGAGCGGCCTGATGTACACGTACCCGGTCCACCAGGCGGCCGACATCCTCTTCTGCAAGGGCAACCTCGTCCCGGTGGGCCAGGACCAGCTGCCGCATCTGGAACTCACCCGGACCGTCGCCCGCCGCTTCAACGAGCGGTACGCACCGGTCTTCCCGCAGCCCGAGGCGCTGCTCTCCGCCGCACCGCTCCTCCTCGGCACGGACGGCGGGAAGATGAGCAAGAGCCGCGGCAACGCCATCGCCCTCGGCGCGACCGCCGACGAGACCGCGCGGCTGATCAAGGGCGCGAAGACCGACGCGGACCGGCACATCTCCTACGACCCCGAGAACCGGCCCGCCGTCTCCAACCTGGTGCTGCTCGCCGCGCTCTGCCAGGACCGCGAGCCGCACGAGGTCGCCGAGGAGATCGGTGACGGAGGTGCCGCCGTGCTCAAGCGGACCGTGACGGAGGCCGTCAACACCCGGCTCGCGCCCATCCGGGCCCGGCGCGCGGAGTACGCGCGGGACCTGGGATACGTAGGGTCCGTGCTGCGGGCGGGGAACGTCCGCGCGAACGAGATCGCCGAACGCACCCTGGACGAGGTCCGGGAGGCCATGGGGACGCTGCGGTAG
- a CDS encoding alpha/beta fold hydrolase: MPVCTTRDGVEIFYKDWGQGRPVVFIHGWPLNGDAWQDQLKAVADAGYRGIAHDRRGHGRSTPVWDGYDFDTFADDLNDLITQLDLRDVTLVAHSMGGGELARYIGRHGTGRIRSAVLLSAIPPLMLQGPDNPEGVPQSVFDDIKKGILTERSQFWKDTAVGFHSANREGTKVTQGNKDAFWYMAMAETIEGGVACVDAFASTDFHEDLKKFDVPTLVVHGDDDQVVPIDATGRKTAKLVKDATLKVYEGGSHGIALVPGDKEKFNQDLLDFLKK, translated from the coding sequence ATGCCCGTCTGCACCACGCGCGACGGAGTCGAGATCTTCTACAAGGACTGGGGGCAGGGGCGGCCCGTGGTCTTCATCCACGGCTGGCCACTGAACGGCGACGCCTGGCAGGACCAGCTCAAGGCCGTCGCGGACGCCGGCTACCGCGGCATCGCCCACGACCGCCGGGGCCACGGCCGGTCCACCCCCGTGTGGGACGGCTACGACTTCGACACCTTCGCCGACGACCTGAACGACCTGATCACCCAGCTCGACCTGAGAGACGTCACCCTGGTCGCCCACTCCATGGGAGGCGGCGAGCTGGCCCGGTACATCGGCCGGCACGGCACCGGGCGGATCAGATCCGCCGTCCTGCTCTCCGCGATCCCGCCGCTGATGCTCCAGGGGCCGGACAACCCGGAGGGCGTTCCGCAGAGCGTCTTCGACGACATCAAGAAGGGCATCCTGACGGAACGTTCGCAGTTCTGGAAGGACACCGCGGTGGGGTTCCACTCCGCCAACCGCGAGGGCACCAAGGTCACTCAGGGCAACAAGGACGCGTTCTGGTACATGGCCATGGCCGAGACCATCGAGGGCGGAGTCGCCTGCGTCGACGCCTTCGCGTCCACGGACTTCCACGAGGACCTGAAGAAGTTCGACGTTCCCACCCTCGTCGTGCACGGCGACGACGACCAGGTCGTCCCGATCGACGCCACCGGACGCAAGACCGCGAAGCTGGTGAAGGACGCCACGCTGAAGGTCTACGAAGGCGGCTCGCACGGCATCGCCCTGGTGCCGGGCGACAAGGAGAAGTTCAACCAGGACCTGCTGGACTTCCTCAAGAAGTGA